Proteins encoded in a region of the Pieris brassicae chromosome 3, ilPieBrab1.1, whole genome shotgun sequence genome:
- the LOC123706620 gene encoding rhodopsin, GQ-coupled-like produces MELCAWSEIFTDTDRGILKDGLIFTETTSALFSVCLNLSILLTNLKYNLSYRNLAFFTIITCIRRLPFAKLAYSESSPDINDSCTFNGFWNTFLSVYEVECLTHVCIERYVVAKYINNEWPLIRWHYTMYQGLCVLFALLYSVPPLFGIGSYGLDFTCDSCVFDMVLPNSWHKYLVVSIYLLRSFKSAFFMIVMLYWARDLELINRTKEMIEQAPFTKSVLIITIVNLMCWCPIAMIRGLVVFSSLLGSEFIPSAWLIQWALWINSIAPAATSLSLFMSDEGIRQTINHYKIAPREKKKI; encoded by the exons ATGGAACTTTGTGCTTGGAGTGAGATATTTACGGACACAGATCGGGGCATTTTAAAGGATGGGTTGATATTTACAG AGACGACGTCTGCTCTATTTAGTGTGTGCTTGAACCTATCTATCCTGCTAACGAAtctaaaatacaatttgagcTATCGAAATTTGGCGTTCTTCACTATTATTACTTGTATTCGCCGTTTGCCTTTTGCTAAGTTAGCGTATTCCGAAAG TTCACCAGACATCAACGACTCCTGTACTTTCAATGGATTTTGGAACACTTTTCTGTCTGTATATGAAGTGGAATGTCTCACGCATGTTTGCATTGAACGTTATGTTGTTgcgaaatatattaataacg aaTGGCCCCTTATAAGATGGCATTATACTATGTATCAAGGACTATGTGTCCTATTCGCTTTGTTATACTCAGTTCCACCTCTATTTGGCATAGGAAGCTATGGGTTGGACTTTACATGTGATTCTTGTGTATTTGATATGGTTTTACCAAATTCATGGCATAAATATCTTGTAGTTTCGATTTATTTGCTTCGAAGTTTTAAATCAGcattttttat GATCGTCATGCTGTACTGGGCTCGGGATttggaattaataaatagaaccAAAGAAATGATAGAGCAAGCACCATTTACGAAG AGTGtacttataataacaatagtaaATTTGATGTGTTGGTGCCCTATTGCAATGATACGAGGCTTGGTAGTTTTCTCTAGTTTGCTTGGATCTGAATTCATTCCATCAGCGTGGCTAATTCAGTGGGCATTATGGATCAATTCT ATTGCTCCGGCTGCAACTTCACTCTCGCTTTTCATGAGCGATGAAGGTATTCGCCAGACGATCAATCACTACAAGATTGCTCCGAGggagaaaaagaaaatataa
- the LOC123706618 gene encoding monocarboxylate transporter 12 yields the protein MSHGGVKTRNGDGENVESSREGSESLAPPPDGGWGWMVVFASFMIHIVTDGMTYSFGVFYAEFLTYFNEGKGKTAWIVSILVGVTLSSGPISSSFVNRWGCRTVTVAGALLSALCVVLSSLANNVNALIVTIGVGTGVGFGLIYLPAIVSVTVWFERYRSLATGIAVCGSGLGTFLFAPITSALISNYGWRGAMAIIGALILNCIPLGLMFRPVPERPRTPVTEPMLPKVDNNNKKKLKRSQSIEHFLRVNGKDDVARLTLSQPALNKQQEQKMGSRHGSGIMQRPDVLYQGSMTSISRYRGASIDRRLTKEEAPEEKCGWLPCSREFKVALSEMLDISLLVDPVFILFSVSNFLTSIGFYIPYVYTVPMSEKLGIENPPYLISIIGASNLVGRIILGYISDKPWVNRLLAYNICLTIAGISTAAAMFCWEFWGLAMYATAFGFTIGAYVGLTSVVLVDLLGLEKLTNAFGLLLLFQGIASLIGPPFAGWLYDTYQSYSPGFYVAGGTISLSGIILFLIPVFERRNNRWKNQEMVLEQI from the exons ATGTCACACGGCGGCGTGAAGACGAGAAACGGGGATGGAGAGAATGTTGAGTCATCTCGAGAGGGTTCCGAGAGTCTAGCACCGCCCCCTGATGGAGGCTGGGGGTGGATGGTGGTTTTCGCATCATTTATGATACACATTGTCA cCGATGGCATGACCTACTCGTTTGGCGTGTTCTATGCAGAATTCCTGACCTACTTCAATGAGGGCAAAGGCAAGACTGCGTGGATCGTGTCTATCCTTGTCGGGGTCACCCTTAGTTCAG GTCCAATTTCTAGTTCCTTCGTTAACCGTTGGGGATGTCGAACAGTCACCGTAGCTGGAGCGTTACTCTCTGCTCTATGCGTGGTCCTGTCGTCATTGGCCAACAATGTAAATGCTCTTATCGTAACGATTGGTGTAGGCACAGGTGTTGGTTTTGGTCTCATCTATCTGCCAGCAATTGTCAGCGTCACCGTGTGGTTCGAAAGATACAGGAGTCTTGCCACAg gcATCGCCGTGTGTGGCTCGGGACTAGGAACATTCCTATTCGCGCCGATAACCTCCGCCCTCATATCGAACTATGGCTGGAGAGGCGCAATGGCTATCATTGGAGCATTAATTCTTAACTGCATCCCGCTGGGACTTATGTTCCGACCCGTTCCCGAAAGACCAAGAACACCTGTCACAGAACCAATGCTACCAAAAGTAGACAATAACAATAAGAAGAAACTCAAAAGATCTCAAAGTATAGAACATTTCCTACGAGTAAATGGGAAAGATGATGTAGCGAGACTAACTCTCTCTCAACCAGCTTTAAATAAGCAACAAGAACAAAAAATGGGCTCCCGTCATGGTAGCGGAATTATGCAAAGACCTGACGTCTTATACCAAGGTAGCATGACCAGTATATCAAGATATAGAGGTGCTTCTATTGATAGAAGGTTGACAAAAGAGGAGGCACCAGAAGAAAAGTGTGGATGGCTACCCTGCTCAAGAGAATTCAAAGTAGCGTTATCAGAAATGCTCGATATATCTCTACTGGTAGATCctgtattcatattattttctgtatcaaATTTTCTAACTAGTATTGGATTTTATATTCCATATGTGTATACTGTGCCAATGAGCGAGAAACTTGGCATTGAAAATCCACCTTACTTGATATCCATTATTGGTGCCTCTAATTTGGTGGGTAGGATCATTCTTGGATACATCAGCGATAAGCCCTGGGTGAATCGTCTGTTGGCTTACAATATATGCCTGACGATTGCTGgaataa GTACTGCAGCCGCTATGTTTTGTTGGGAATTTTGGGGTCTAGCGATGTATGCAACAGCATTCGGTTTCACTATTGGTGCTTACGTTGGCCTAACATCAGTGGTGCTAGTGGATCTCTTGGGACTAGAGAAGTTGACCAATGCCTTTGGATTGCTTTTACTATTTCAAGGAATCGCTTCACTTATTGGTCCGCCCTTTGcag GATGGCTTTATGATACGTATCAGTCCTACTCGCCAGGATTTTACGTCGCTGGCGGAACTATCTCTCTCAGCGGTATTATCCTATTTCTCATTCCTGTCTTCGAAAGAAGAAATAACAGGTGGAAGAACCAGGAAATGGTGCTGGAGCAAATTTAG